From the genome of Ignavibacteriota bacterium:
ATATTCTCCCAGCACACCTTCTCCGGCCCCGTTCCACGGGCCCCGCAGTGGTTCTCCTCACACGCTCTTGCGCACGAAGGCGATGTCGATAGCACAGTTGTCGGGGGCACCTGCAGCGATCCACACTCGCGTTCCTCTCCCTCGCCGGGGACCGTTCGGATACTGCTGCAGTCACAACACCGGCCGGTTCCATCAGCCGCGCTGTCCGATCATTGACTTCCGAGAGGAGGAGCACATGAAGTGCGCTCTCCAGATCCCGCTCTGCATACTCTGCTTGCTCACCATCACGCAGCCCGTGCACGCCCAATGGCTCCGGGCGAACGGGCCAGAGGTCGCCCTGGCCCGATCTCTCGCCGTCATGGGTACTCACCTCTATATGGGCTCCGATGGCTATGGCATCTGCCGGTCGACGGATGGCGGCACGAGCTGGACGCAGATCAACGCCGGACTGCCTGATTTTCCTCAGGTCAATGCACTCGCAGTGATCGGGTCGACGATCTTCGCCGGCACCGGCGCAGGCATCTACGCTTCCACCGGTGGCGCATTACCCTGGAGCGAAATGGATGCCGGCATTCCTGCCTCTCCCTGGGTGTTCGCGCTTCATGCCAGCGGCTCAACACTCTTCGCCGGAACGAACTACGGCGCGTGGCGCTCCACGGACAACGGTGCTCACTGGACAAACATCGATTCCGGGCTCGCGCTCACTTTCGTCCGCTGCTTCGCATCGGATGGCACATCGCTCTATGCCGGCACCGATGTGGGGATCTATCGCTCCACCGACAACGGCACCACCTGGACCGCCGCGAACAACTGGTTCACGGTCACGAAGATCAATGCGCTCGTGATGATCGGGTCGGATCTCTATGCGGGGGCTTCCTCTCCGGGTGCGGTGAACAGAGGCGTCTTCCGCTCCACCGACAACGGCGTCACCTGGACCCAGCAGAACAACGGCATGGCGAATACCTACGTGCTCTCTCTTGCTGCCATCGGGCAAACACTCTTCGCCGGCACCACCGCGGGGAACGTGTATCGTTCCACGGACAGGGGCACCACATGGGGGAAAGCCCATGCGTGGTTCACCAGTGCGGATATCACCGCACTCCTCTCGGATGGTACCACGCTCCACGCGGGGACGGACGACAGCGGGGTGTTCCATTCTACGAACAATGCCGGGTCGTGGACACAGACGTATTCATGGCTGACCTCCACGAATGTGCGGACGCTGCTCGTGAAGGGCTCGTTCCTCTTTGCGGGTACCGAGTCGGGCGGCGTCTTCCGTTCTTCGGATGATGGCCTGCACTGGACACAGGTGAATGCCGGACTCACGTACCCGTCGGTCTATTGCCTCGCCGCAAGTGGTGCGAACCTGTTCGCCGGAACGTGGGGAGGCGGGGTGTTCCTCTCCACCGACGACGGCACGAGCTGGGCGCTCCGCGATTCGGGGCTCGCGAATACCTCCATCAACTCCCTTGCCGTCGATGGCCAGACCGTCTATGCCGGTTCGGACGACGGCGTGTATGTCTCTACGGACAACGGCACAACATGGTCGATGCCCTATACGGGTCCGCCACGTTCCACCATCGTCGCGTTCGCACAGCAAGCACACACACTCTTTGTCTGCACATACTTCGGCGGAGCCTTCGCATCAACCGACAGCGCCCGGAGCTGGACGCCGCTGGGTTATGGACTCCCGGGCACCGGTCTCTACTCGATGGCCGCGAGCCCGACGGCGCTGTTCGTCGGGGCCAACAGCGCCGGGATCAGCCGATCCACGGATCAGGGCGCGACCTGGACCTCTGTGGGCACCGGGCTGACGAGCAACTCCGTGACCGCCATCCTCCTCCATGGCGCGTACATCTTCGCCGGCACATGGGCCGGTGTCTCCATGTCCGCCAACGATGCCACGTACTGGTCCGGTATCAACTCGCCGCTCATCAGCAACACGATCGTGAACTCCCTGGCGATCATCGGCTCTGACCTTTTTGCGGCCACGCCGACGGGCGTCTACACGCGTGATATTGGTGGTCTCACGTGCGACGTCCGGACGGATGAAGGAGCGCGTATCAGCGGCTATGCGCTGGATCAGAACTACCCCAACCCATTCAATTCCTCGACGGTGATCAGATATCAGCTGCCGGCTGCCGGGGATATTCGCCTCAGCGTGTACGACCTCCTGGGACGTGAGGTCGCGGTGCTGGCAGATGGGAAGCAGGGATCCGGAACGCACGAGGTGCGGTTCGATGCGGCCGGACTTGTCAGCGGCGTCTACTTCACCCGGTTGCAGGTCCGTGTTGTGGATCCCGCTGAAGGCGGGACCCGCCCTCCGGACTCCGCCCCCGGGCGCGAGTCCCGGGATGGCGCAGCGGGCTCCGTGCTGATGCGAAAGGTCCTCCTGATCAGGTGACGTGCACGCCACGTTGTCCTGGCCTGCCCCGGGATCGTCCTTTGTGGGCCGAAAAGGGGACCATCCCGGTGCGTTCACATCCTCCGTCAGGCTCCGGGTCGCCATTCTAACTTCCGGCGAGAATCCCCTGGGGATAGAAAAGACGCGTGGTTCCGGACCAGGAGTTCCCGTGCTGACACGGGTTCCCGGACCCATCGCCGGTCCACTTTACTTTTGACAATCTCCCCAATTCTTCTACATTAATATATACGGCGTTCGGGTTCCCCT
Proteins encoded in this window:
- a CDS encoding T9SS type A sorting domain-containing protein, translating into MKCALQIPLCILCLLTITQPVHAQWLRANGPEVALARSLAVMGTHLYMGSDGYGICRSTDGGTSWTQINAGLPDFPQVNALAVIGSTIFAGTGAGIYASTGGALPWSEMDAGIPASPWVFALHASGSTLFAGTNYGAWRSTDNGAHWTNIDSGLALTFVRCFASDGTSLYAGTDVGIYRSTDNGTTWTAANNWFTVTKINALVMIGSDLYAGASSPGAVNRGVFRSTDNGVTWTQQNNGMANTYVLSLAAIGQTLFAGTTAGNVYRSTDRGTTWGKAHAWFTSADITALLSDGTTLHAGTDDSGVFHSTNNAGSWTQTYSWLTSTNVRTLLVKGSFLFAGTESGGVFRSSDDGLHWTQVNAGLTYPSVYCLAASGANLFAGTWGGGVFLSTDDGTSWALRDSGLANTSINSLAVDGQTVYAGSDDGVYVSTDNGTTWSMPYTGPPRSTIVAFAQQAHTLFVCTYFGGAFASTDSARSWTPLGYGLPGTGLYSMAASPTALFVGANSAGISRSTDQGATWTSVGTGLTSNSVTAILLHGAYIFAGTWAGVSMSANDATYWSGINSPLISNTIVNSLAIIGSDLFAATPTGVYTRDIGGLTCDVRTDEGARISGYALDQNYPNPFNSSTVIRYQLPAAGDIRLSVYDLLGREVAVLADGKQGSGTHEVRFDAAGLVSGVYFTRLQVRVVDPAEGGTRPPDSAPGRESRDGAAGSVLMRKVLLIR